A single Drosophila miranda strain MSH22 chromosome XR, D.miranda_PacBio2.1, whole genome shotgun sequence DNA region contains:
- the LOC108153302 gene encoding microtubule-associated protein futsch isoform X6: MSSPNNSPNRKIALQCESRISLRRSGGTQNDLVNKLEHLRPGFSLGAPVRRYLPAVFGVIDGGTHPRSILRDQTHKTDATEVKNFRQAQPRRQSRGRQQFQIANLPEENIADVSAPSFEMKMPSQRSNMAEAPVASGHTVETVYTEIFDSFADPRDMMTPGTSLQIRDKSLSQKTTHRKVTTHRDSHGNITSRIEETTTVCTAPRDRPPSITRRINFSTEDVSKNVSDETMLMLHDDSRPRTLIGQRYMPSQYPDGQGPLQYRDRSSQREKLEDEPAHSFNGISGATRPWRAPRTIGFLNDQTIPSYMAYTTGFSDRAQQTWPSAYSEQQRRKMRSQGTAPDRTSFPDRSQQDSPSENLESDHRRFRSQSPEGRRSQFQVDLSSATRQRSLSQGSNPRRQQISQQSQNINDNSAPQFNDSPPRGEVSPSSRSPNGNAHPKSVSSEAAPFRNEAGSIKRSNDSVNKGPVPVTDQNLDDVTMPSFGEAATSSHRHVTLPSEDLREVSAREVKIKGSERSPQRLSMPAEQIGDESAPTFASSDHRNTYSQRRSMPSSNINDVSAPTFDSTGRGTAYSQRQSMPSQNIFDESAPTFESTGRGTAYSQRQSMAAYSQRQSMPSQNINDESEPTFESTGRGASYSQRQSMPSQNINDESEPKFHSTGRGTAYSQRQSMPSQNINDESEPTFGSTARGTSYSQRQSMGVSAKPRSMPSQNINDESEPTFDSTGRGTAYSQRQSMPSQNINDESEPTFGSTARGTSYSQRQSMGVSAKPRSMPSQNINDESEPTFDSTGRGTAYSQRQSMPSQNINDESEPTFGSTARGTSYSQRQSMGVSAKPRSMPSQNINDESKPLFDSTGRGTAYSQRQSMPSKNIIDESAPSFESTGRGTAYTQRQSLPAQTQRKSMTSANIWDESEPTFESSSPGTALRQRKTLPLRTQRQSIPLENICAETCPNFNCSVVEPSTIQWQAMPSQNINDESAPTFESTGRGTGYSQRQSMGPAAQTRSIPSENINEESEPTFDSTGRGTGHSQRQPIAESTQRQSTLSKNLNDESEPIFESTGPETADSQRQTMPSQNINDESAPTFESTGRGTGHSQRQPIAESTQRQSKPLQNLSDESEPTFESTGPETADSQRQTRPSHNINDESAPLFESTGPVTEYSQRQSMGPAAQTRSMPSENINDESEPTFDSTGRGTAYSQRQPMGESTQRQSTFSKNLKDESEPTFESTGPETADSQRQTMPSHNINDESAPTFESTGPVTEYSQRQSMGPAAQTRSIPSENINDESEPTFDSTGRGTAYSQRQPIGESTQRQSSLSKNLNDESEPTFESTGPETADSQRQTMPSQNINDESAPTFESTGRGTGHSQRQPMGESTQKQSTFSKNLNDESEPTFESTGPETADSQRQTMPSHNINDESAPTFESTGPVTEYSQRQSMGPAAQTRSMPSENINNESAPTFEGTGPGTEYSQGKSMPSANIWDESEPNFKSSSPGNALGQRKTLPSSTQRQSKPSDNTCAESCPNVNCSVVEPSTIQWQAMPSQNINDESAPTFESTGPETADSQRQTMPSENINDESELTFDSTGRGTGHSQRQPIAESTQRQSTLSKNLNDESEPTFESTGPETADSQRQTMPSHNINDESAPTFESTGPVTEYSQRQSMGPAAQTRSMPSENINDESEPTFDSTGRGTAYSQRQPIGESTQRQSSLSKNLNDESEPTFESTGPETADSQRQTMPSQNINDESAPTFESTGRGTGHSQRQPMGESTQKQSTFSKNLNDESEPTFESTGPETADSQRQTMPSHNINDESAPTFESTGPVTEYSQRQSMGPAAQTRSMPSENINNESAPTFEGTGPETEYSQGKSMPSANIWDESEPNFKSSSPGNALGQRKTLPSSTQRQSKPSDNTCAESCPNVNCSVVEPSTIQWQAMPSQNINDESAPTFDSTGPETADSQRQAMPSQNINDVSQPTFESTGPGTEYSQRQSMGAAPHTRSMPSKNINDESEPTFERTSPGTEYSQRPSMPSQNINDESAPTFDSTGRGTGHSQRQPIAESTQRQSTLSKNLNDESEPIFESTGPETADSKRQTMPSHNINDESAPTFESTGRGTEYSQRKSIASEKKKRQNMNDESAPTFESTDPGTEHSQRQSMAAAVQKRSLPSENMNDESEPIFESTGPETAKSQGQSMSSENINDESAPSFESTGRGAEHSERQSMPSQNIDDESAPTFEITGPGTEYSPGPSMPSQNINDESAPTFDSTGRGPEYSQRQPMAESTQRQSTLSKNLNDESEPIFESTGPETADSERQTMPSHNINDESAPTFESTGPVTEYSQRQSMGPAAQTRSMPSENINNESAPTFEGTGPGTEYSQGKSMPSANIWDESEPNFKSSSPGNALGQRKTLPSSTQRQSKPSDNTCAESCPNVNCSVVEPSTIQWQAMPSQNINDESAPTFESTGPETADSQRQAMPSQNINDVSQPTFESTGETNEKIEMDDERMPEYDEVGGVKRRKISRGQQVSMPSQNIPAPRFMPSGGEVSGAARSTARPEGIMPSRNTFDKPDPSEVRSETTQSFVKVASSSRTPTSVQRGTLLNTAGVRGIERRDLLPPEAANVVMAAYPTGHRGIETYERIEGVSEAAPISICAALIKECMQNLPRQAPPSNISEFIKLENGYHSGGQEVDPRVFQMTNECVANETIQPLPYVSEQPPLGAYQQTEQLGRPVSQRVSYASFSTGILGNVNTLSHPSDTGGNQSCMCDGKREQSLGQTWTDRMDRSTTNKIEDVSMKAFNNLSVTPHHLLQMPKTCLDIATETPLQRRSQSLEYTLSDNDSESDFLTCKSSTDLRQEDKGAIPCGICERVPSDRYFQSMDVGPHDQVVQGVTVTTSMSIISGTRLNQDQRMRAEVQMPNSMTNYDSINQVMQSTGHKSTGTTTQNSYSMEQQNQNQKMRAEVEMLQSRRKNGYSNRSINGFDSMINYVSFDQVMQSTGHQSAGTTTQNNCSMEQQNYQPNQPCPGCPTGASHAMKIQRAWEQGFIICGSRLGTSPITITNYHSTGTTTQNDHSMKKRDFNPTRFAAECDQNSYSSVQACTCQQSQGGGSDFAVELPCGCSPDSESQFDSETECNADGFTARSSSPDEVEAGPHYDDYKAVEECNDNDNDARSPGAYPNPSKAVLNSGANNCNCPLKSEDDSNARPYRPLRGSPGPFFYAVQDTGMWGITSAFLPEPAIAISPCLNGPCSLESERNDDYQSARSSISNEEDRGTYRPPCWVYPSPIRMLFDGLVRLGESL, encoded by the exons ATGAG CTCCCCGAATAATAGTCCGAATAGAAAAATTGCGCTGCAATGTGAGAGCAG GATCAGTCTCCGACGCAGCGGTGGAACGCAAAACGATCTCGTAAATAAACTGGAGCATTTGCGTCCGGGATTCAGTCTCGGCGCGCCGGTACGCCGGTACCTTCCCGCCGTGTTCGGTGTGATAGACGGCGGCACCCATCCGCGCAGCATCCTACGCGATCAGACCC ATAAAACCGATGCAACGGAGGTGAAGAACTTCCGGCAGGCCCAACCGCGACGCCAGTCCCGTGGCCGACAGCAGTTTCAAATAGCCAATCTTCCGGAGGAAAATATAGCAGATGTGTCGGCACCCAGCTTTGAAATGAAAATGCCCTCTCAACGGTCCAATATGGCGGAGGCGCCGGTGGCCAGCGGCCACACGGTCGAGACCGTGTATACGGAAATTTTCGATAGCTTTGCGGACCCCAGGGATATGATGACGCCCGGCACGTCCTTACAGATTAGAGACAAATCCCTTAGCCAAAAG ACTACCCACCGCAAGGTCACTACGCATCGTGACTCCCACGGAAATATTACAAGTCGCATTGAAGAGACGACCACAGTGTGCACTGCGCCCCGGGATAGGCCACCGTCCATCACACGGCGCATTAACTTCTCCACAGAGGATGTGTCTAAAAACGTGTCGGACGAAACGATGCTCATGCTCCACGATGACTCTAGGCCAAGGACGCTTATAGGTCAGAGGTACATGCCCAGCCAGTATCCGGATGGGCAAGGACCTCTTCAATATCGCGATCGCAGCTCACAGCGCGAGAAATTGGAGGACGAACCAGCGCATTCTTTCAATGGCATTTCGGGAGCTACTCGCCCATGGCGAGCACCCAGGACTATCGGGTTCCTGAATGACCAGACAATACCGTCTTATATGGCATACACCACCGGCTTCTCTGACAGGGCACAACAGACGTGGCCCAGTGCCTACAGTGAACAGCAACGGCGAAAAATGAGATCCCAAGGAACGGCTCCGGACCGGACCAGTTTCCCGGACAGGTCACAACAGGACAGTCCAAGTGAAAACTTAGAAAGTGATCACCGAAGATTCCGATCTCAAAGTCCAGAGGGCAGACGCAGTCAGTTTCAAGTGGACCTCAGTTCCGCGACACGCCAACGAAGCTTGTCGCAAGGCTCAAATCCCAGAAGGCAGCAGATATCACAGCAGTCGCAGAATATAAACGATAATTCTGCTCCTCAATTCAACGACAGTCCACCCAGAGGAGAGGTTTCGCCTTCTTCGAGATCTCCAAATGGCAACGCCCACCCCAAGTCAGTGTCTAGTGAAGCCGCCCCCTTTCGCAATGAAGCCGGGTCGATAAAACGGAGTAACGATTCTGTAAATAAGGGCCCAGTCCCAGTCACTGATCAAAATCTGGATGATGTAACCATGCCGTCGTTTGGAGAAGCAGCAACTTCATCCCACCGGCATGTGACACTACCCAGCGAGGACTTACGCGAAGTGTCGGCTCGGGAGGTTAAAATTAAAGGCTCTGAAAGATCGCCTCAGAGGCTTTCAATGCCCGCAGAGCAAATAGGTGATGAATCGGCTCCTACCTTTGCAAGTTCAGATCACAGAAATACTTACAGTCAGAGGCGATCAATGCCTTCAAGCAACATTAATGATGTTTCAGCCCCCACATTTGACA GTACCGGTCGTGGAACTGCATACAGTCAGAGGCAATCCATGCCATCTCAAAACATATTTGATGAATCAGCACCCACATTTGAGAGTACGGGTCGTGGAACTGCGTACAGTCAGCGGCAATCCATGGCCGCGTACAGTCAAAGACAATCAATGCCTTCTCAAAACATCAACGATGAATCGGAACCCACATTTGAGAGTACCGGTCGTGGAGCTTCATACAGTCAAAGACAATCCATGCCTTCTCAAAACATAAACGATGAATCGGAACCGAAATTTCACAGTACCGGTCGTGGAACTGCATACAGTCAAAGACAATCCATGCCTTCTCAAAATATTAACGATGAATCTGAACCCACATTTGGGAGTACCGCTCGTGGAACTTCATATAGTCAGAGGCAATCAATGGGTGTATCAGCTAAGCCGAGATCCATGCCTTCTCAAAACATAAACGATGAATCGGAACCAACATTTGACAGTACCGGCCGTGGAACTGCATACAGTCAAAGACAATCCATGCCTTCTCAAAATATTAACGATGAATCTGAACCCACATTTGGGAGTACCGCTCGTGGAACTTCATATAGTCAGAGGCAATCAATGGGTGTATCAGCTAAGCCGAGATCCATGCCTTCTCAAAACATAAACGATGAATCGGAACCAACATTTGACAGTACCGGCCGTGGAACTGCATACAGTCAAAGACAATCCATGCCTTCTCAAAATATTAACGATGAATCTGAACCCACATTTGGGAGTACCGCTCGTGGAACTTCATATAGTCAGAGGCAATCAATGGGTGTATCAGCTAAGCCGAGATCCATGCCTTCTCAAAACATAAACGATGAATCGAAACCATTATTTGACAGTACCGGTCGTGGAACTGCATACAGTCAGAGGCAATCCATGCCATCTAAAAACATAATTGATGAATCAGCCCCTTCATTTGAGAGCACCGGTCGTGGGACTGCGTACACTCAAAGGCAATCTTTACCTGCACAAACTCAGAGGAAATCCATGACTTCAGCAAACATATGGGATGAATCGGAACCTACTTTCGAAAGTTCCAGTCCTGGAACTGCACTCAGACAGAGGAAAACCTTGCCTTTACGTACTCAGAGACAATCGATACCTTTAGAAAATATATGCGCTGAAACCTGTCCTAATTTCAACTGTTCCGTTGTTGAACCTTCAACTATTCAGTGGCAGGCCATGCCTTCCCAAAACATAAACGATGAATCAGCACCAACATTTGAGAGTACGGGTCGTGGAACTGGATACAGTCAGAGGCAATCCATGGGTCCAGCAGCTCAGACAAGATCCATACCTTCTGAAAACATAAACGAGGAATCGGAACCGACATTTGACAGTACAGGTCGTGGAACTGGGCACAGTCAAAGGCAACCCATTGCTGAATCAACTCAGAGGCAATCCACGCTTTCGAAAAACCTAAACGATGAATCGGAACCGATATTTGAGAGTACTGGTCCTGAAACTGCAGACAGTCAAAGACAAACTATGCCTTCTCAAAACATAAACGATGAATCAGCACCCACATTTGAGAGTACCGGTCGTGGAACTGGGCACAGTCAGAGGCAGCCCATTGCTGAATCAACTCAAAGGCAATCGAAGCCTTTGCAAAACCTAAGCGATGAATCGGAACCAACATTTGAGAGTACTGGTCCTGAAACTGCAGACAGTCAAAGACAAACTAGGCCTTCTCACAACATAAACGATGAATCAGCACCCTTATTTGAGAGTACGGGTCCTGTAACTGAATACAGTCAGAGGCAATCAATGGGGCCAGCAGCTCAGACCAGATCTATGCCTTCTGAAAACATAAACGATGAATCGGAGCCCACATTTGACAGTACGGGTCGTGGAACTGCGTACAGTCAGAGGCAACCCATGGGTGAATCAACTCAGAGGCAATCCACGTTCTCGAAAAACCTAAAAGATGAATCGGAACCGACATTTGAGAGTACTGGTCCTGAAACTGCAGACAGTCAAAGACAAACTATGCCTTCTCACAACATAAACGATGAATCAGCACCCACATTTGAGAGTACGGGTCCTGTAACTGAATACAGTCAGAGGCAATCAATGGGGCCAGCAGCTCAGACGAGATCCATACCTTCTGAAAACATAAACGATGAATCGGAGCCCACATTTGACAGTACGGGTCGTGGAACTGCGTACAGTCAGAGGCAACCCATTGGTGAATCAACTCAGAGGCAATCCTCGCTTTCAAAAAACCTAAACGATGAATCGGAACCGACATTTGAGAGTACTGGTCCTGAAACTGCAGACAGTCAAAGACAAACTATGCCTTCTCAAAACATAAACGATGAATCAGCACCCACATTTGAGAGTACCGGTCGTGGAACTGGGCACAGTCAGAGGCAACCCATGGGAGAATCAACTCAGAAGCAATCCACGTTCTCGAAAAACCTAAACGATGAATCGGAACCGACATTTGAGAGTACTGGTCCTGAAACTGCAGACAGTCAAAGACAAACTATGCCTTCTCACAACATAAACGATGAATCAGCACCCACATTTGAGAGTACGGGTCCTGTAACTGAATACAGTCAGAGGCAATCAATGGGGCCAGCAGCTCAGACGAGATCCATGCCTTCTGAAAACATAAACAATGAATCTGCACCCACATTTGAGGGTACCGGTCCTGGAACTGAATATAGTCAGGGGAAATCCATGCCCTCAGCAAATATATGGGATGAATCGGAACCTAATTTCAAAAGTTCCAGTCCTGGAAATGCACTCGGTCAGAGGAAAACCTTGCCTTCAAGTACTCAGAGACAATCGAAGCCTTCAGACAATACATGCGCTGAATCCTGTCCGAATGTCAACTGTTCCGTTGTTGAACCTTCAACTATTCAGTGGCAGGCCATGCCTTCCCAAAACATAAACGATGAATCGGCTCCAACATTTGAGAGTACGGGACCTGAAACTGCAGACAGTCAGAGACAAACTATGCCTTCTGAAAACATAAACGATGAATCGGAGCTCACATTTGACAGTACGGGTCGTGGAACTGGGCACAGTCAAAGGCAACCCATTGCTGAATCAACTCAGAGGCAATCCACGCTTTCGAAAAACCTAAACGATGAATCGGAACCGACATTTGAGAGTACTGGTCCTGAAACTGCAGACAGTCAAAGACAAACTATGCCTTCTCACAACATAAACGATGAATCAGCACCCACATTTGAGAGTACGGGTCCTGTAACTGAATACAGTCAGAGGCAATCAATGGGGCCAGCAGCTCAGACCAGATCTATGCCTTCTGAAAACATAAACGATGAATCGGAGCCCACATTTGACAGTACGGGTCGTGGAACTGCGTACAGTCAGAGGCAACCCATTGGTGAATCAACTCAGAGGCAATCCTCGCTTTCAAAAAACCTAAACGATGAATCGGAACCGACATTTGAGAGTACTGGTCCTGAAACTGCAGACAGTCAAAGACAAACTATGCCTTCTCAAAACATAAACGATGAATCAGCACCCACATTTGAGAGTACCGGTCGTGGAACTGGGCACAGTCAGAGGCAACCCATGGGAGAATCAACTCAGAAGCAATCCACGTTCTCGAAAAACCTAAACGATGAATCGGAACCGACATTTGAGAGTACTGGTCCTGAAACTGCAGACAGTCAAAGACAAACTATGCCTTCTCACAACATAAACGATGAATCAGCACCCACATTTGAGAGTACGGGTCCTGTAACTGAATACAGTCAGAGGCAATCAATGGGGCCAGCAGCTCAGACGAGATCCATGCCTTCTGAAAACATAAACAATGAATCTGCACCCACATTTGAGGGTACCGGTCCTGAAACTGAATATAGTCAGGGGAAATCCATGCCCTCAGCAAATATATGGGATGAATCGGAACCTAATTTCAAAAGTTCCAGTCCTGGAAATGCACTCGGTCAGAGGAAAACCTTGCCTTCAAGTACTCAGAGACAATCGAAGCCTTCAGACAATACATGCGCTGAATCCTGTCCGAATGTCAACTGTTCCGTTGTTGAACCTTCAACTATTCAGTGGCAGGCCATGCCTTCCCAAAACATAAACGATGAATCGGCTCCAACATTTGACAGTACGGGACCTGAAACTGCAGACAGTCAGAGACAAGCTATGCCTTCTCAAAATATAAACGATGTATCACAACCCACATTTGAGAGTACCGGTCCTGGAACTGAATACAGTCAGAGGCAATCAATGGGTGCAGCACCTCACACGAGATCCATGCCTTCTAAAAACATAAACGATGAATCGGAACCAACATTTGAGAGAACCAGTCCTGGAACCGAATACAGTCAGAGGCCATCCATGCCTTCTCAAAACATAAACGATGAATCAGCACCCACATTTGACAGTACCGGTCGTGGAACTGGGCACAGTCAGAGGCAACCCATTGCTGAATCAACTCAGAGGCAATCCACGCTTTCGAAAAACCTAAACGATGAATCGGAACCGATATTTGAGAGTACTGGTCCTGAAACTGCAGACAGTAAAAGACAAACTATGCCTTCTCACAACATAAACGATGAATCAGCACCCACATTTGAAAGTACCGGTCGTGGAACTGAATACAGTCAGAGGAAATCCATAGcttcagaaaaaaaaaaacgccaaAACATGAACGATGAATCTGCACCCACTTTTGAGAGTACCGATCCTGGAACTGAGCACAGTCAGAGACAATCCATGGCTGCAGCAGTTCAGAAGAGATCCTTGCCTTCTGAAAACATGAACGATGAATCGGAACCAATATTTGAGAGTACCGGTCCTGAAACTGCAAAAAGTCAAGGCCAATCCATGTCTTCTGAAAACATAAATGATGAATCGGCACCCTCATTTGAGAGTACCGGTCGTGGCGCTGAGCACAGTGAGAGGCAATCCATGCCGTCCCAAAATATAGACGATGAATCAGCACCCACATTTGAGATTACCGGTCCTGGAACCGAATATAGTCCGGGGCCATCCATGCCTTCTCAAAACATTAACGATGAATCAGCACCTACATTTGACAGTACCGGTCGTGGACCTGAATACAGTCAGAGGCAACCCATGGCTGAATCAACTCAGAGGCAATCCACGCTTTCGAAAAACCTAAACGATGAATCGGAACCGATATTTGAGAGTACTGGTCCTGAAACTGCAGACAGTGAAAGACAAACTATGCCTTCTCACAACATAAACGATGAATCAGCACCCACATTTGAGAGTACGGGTCCTGTAACTGAATACAGTCAGAGGCAATCAATGGGGCCAGCAGCTCAGACGAGATCCATGCCTTCTGAAAACATAAACAATGAATCTGCACCCACATTTGAGGGTACCGGTCCTGGAACTGAATATAGTCAGGGGAAATCCATGCCCTCAGCAAATATATGGGATGAATCGGAACCTAATTTCAAAAGTTCCAGTCCTGGAAATGCACTCGGTCAGAGGAAAACCTTGCCTTCAAGTACTCAGAGACAATCGAAGCCTTCAGACAATACATGCGCTGAATCCTGTCCGAATGTCAACTGTTCCGTTGTTGAACCTTCAACTATTCAGTGGCAGGCCATGCCTTCCCAAAACATAAACGATGAATCGGCTCCAACATTTGAGAGTACGGGACCTGAAACTGCAGACAGTCAGAGACAAGCTATGCCTTCTCAAAATATAAACGATGTATCACAACCCACATTTGAGAGTACCGGTGAGACGAATGAGAAAATAGAAATGGACGACGAGCGGATGCCCGAATATGATGAAGTGGGAGGCGTCAAAAGAAGAAAGATCTCCAGAGGACAACAGGTGTCGATGCCATCGCAAAATATCCCGGCTCCACGGTTCATGCCCTCGGGTGGTGAAGTTTCCGGAGCAGCTAGAAGCACCGCGAGACCGGAGGGTATCATGCCATCGCGAAACACTTTTGATAAGCCCGATCCATCCGAAGTAAGGTCCGAGACTACGCAATCATTTGTTAAAGTCGCGAGCTCTTCCAGGACGCCGACCAGTGTGCAGAGGGGGACTCTCTTGAACACCGCAGGAGTCAGAGGCATTGAAAGAAGAGATCTCCTTCCACCTGAGGCAGCCAATGTTGTGATGGCCGCATACCCTACTGGACATCGTGGAATTGAAACATATGAGCGCATCGAGGGTGTCTCTGAAGCCGCGCCAATATCCATATGTGCTGCCTTGATTAAAGAGTGCATGCAAAACCTGCCCAGGCAGGCGCCCCCATCCAACATAAGCGAATTCATCAAACTGGAAAACGGTTATCATAGTGGCGGCCAGGAAGTTGATCCTCGCGTGTTTCAGATGACCAATGAGTGTGTGGCGAATGAAACTATCCAACCTTTGCCGTATGTGTCGGAACAGCCTCCGTTAGGCGCCTATCAGCAAACCGAGCAGCTCGGTAGACCGGTGTCACAGCGTGTCTCATATGCGTCTTTTTCCACGGGAATTCTGGGTAATGTAAATACGCTATCTCATCCCTCCGATACCGGAGGTAATCAATCGTGTATGTGTGATGGAAAGCGAGAGCAGTCACTGGGTCAGACCTGGACAGACAGGATGGACCGCTCGACAACCAATAAAATAGAAGATGTCAGTATGAAAGCCTTCAACAACCTTTCTGTCACACCGCACCACCTATTGCAAATGCCCAAGACGTGTTTGGATATAGCCACCGAGACGCCACTCCAGCGGAGAAGTCAGTCGCTAGAGTACACACTTTCGGACAATGACAGCGAATCGGATTTCCTTACATGCAAAAGCTCTACTGACTTGCGACAGGAGGACAAAGGCGCTATTCCCTGTGGTATATGCGAGAGAGTGCCCTCAGACCGCTACTTCCAGTCGATGGATGTTGGTCCCCATGACCAAGTGGTGCAAGGGGTAACCGTAACGACATCAATGTCCATAATTTCGGGGACGCGATTAAATCAGGACCAGAGAATGCGTGCGGAGGTTCAAATGCCGAACTCAATGACGAACTATGATTCAATTAATCAGGTCATGCAGTCAACCGGCCACAAAAGCACTGGAACAACAACACAGAACAGCTATTCCATGGAACAGCAAAATCAGAACCAAAAGATGCGTGCTGAGGTTGAAATGCTACAGAGCCGACGCAAGAATGGATATTCCAACCGAAGCATCAACGGATTCGACTCAATGATCAACTATGTTTCGTTCGATCAGGTCATGCAGTCAACCGGCCACCAGAGCGCCGGAACAACAACACAGAACAATTGTTCAATGGAACAGCAAAACTATCAACCGAATCAGCCCTGCCCTGGTTGTCCCACCGGAGCTTCCCACGCCATGAAGATCCAGAGAGCATGGGAACAGGGTTTTATCATTTGTGGAAGCAGGCTTGGCACATCacccatcaccatcaccaatTACCATAGCACTGGAACAACAACGCAAAACGACCATTCCATGAAGAAAAGAGACTTTAACCCCACTAGATTTGCAGCCGAATGCGATCAAAACAGCTATAGCTCCGTGCAGGCGTGCACCTGCCAGCAGTCTCAAGGCGGGGGTTCGGACTTTGCCGTCGAACTCCCTTGCGGTTGTTCGCCGGATTCGGAGTCCCAGTTCGATTCGGAGACGGAATGTAATGCCGACGGCTTCACCGCCAGATCGTCTAGTCCAGATGAAGTAGAAGCCGGTCCCCATTACGACGACTATAAAGCCGTAGAGGAGTGCAATGATAACGACAACGATGCCAGATCGCCCGGAGCCTACCCAAACCCTTCCAAAGCCGTGCTGAACTCTGGTGCTAACAACTGCAACTGTCCACTGAAGTCAGAGGATGACTCCAACGCCAGACCGTACCGTCCCCTTAGAGGATCGCCTGGACCCTTTTTCTACGCAGTTCAAGACACTGGAATGTGGGGGATTACCAGCGCTTTTCTGCCGGAACCAGCGATCGCCATATCGCCATGTCTCAATGGACCCTGTTCGTTAGAGTCGGAGCGCAATGATGACTACCAGTCTGCCCGATCGTCCATTTCCAATGAAGAAGATCGTGGCACCTATCGGCCGCCCTGCTGGGTATATCCCTCACCGATTCGGATGCTTTTTGATGGATTGGTTCGACTTGGGGAATCTCTTTAA